One Alphaproteobacteria bacterium DNA segment encodes these proteins:
- a CDS encoding AMP nucleosidase, which produces MTTKGFRDPEKALNWVNEIYQANVNYLRHAFDQYAQGQEMESRVRANYPYVMISTTKGPSVDNRLSYGFISHPGTYSTTLTRPDLYRNYYLEQFTLLLTNHPQAELIVGVSEQPIPLHFALGDKFHLERDLTPDHIAHLPLLFDQPDLASMDDEIPNGRHEVKAGEPGPLALFTAPRVDLSLQRLKHYTGTSAEHFQKFVLFTNYQFYVDEFIRDCHALMAKNEDGETAGQDQYTAFVEPGNMITQNANLPAEKVDDGKKPPRLPQMPAYHLKRKDGTGITLINIGVGPSNAKTITDHVAVLRSHTWLMLGHCAGLRNSQKLGDYVLSHGYVRFDGVLDNAVPPWVPIPALSEVQVALEQAVADVTGFKGYDLKKIMRTGTVATVSDRNWELWEQKVPVQQLSQSRAVALDMESATICTNGFRFRVPYGTLLCVSDKPLHGQLKLPGMADTFYRERVDQHLKIGVLTMEKIRAMGAGRLHSRKLRSFTEVAFL; this is translated from the coding sequence ATGACGACCAAGGGCTTCCGCGATCCTGAAAAGGCGCTGAACTGGGTCAATGAAATCTACCAGGCCAACGTCAATTACCTGCGCCACGCATTCGACCAGTATGCGCAGGGGCAGGAAATGGAAAGCCGCGTCCGCGCGAATTACCCCTATGTGATGATCAGCACGACCAAGGGGCCGTCGGTCGATAACCGTTTGTCCTACGGCTTTATCTCGCATCCCGGCACGTATTCCACGACGCTGACGCGGCCCGATTTGTACCGCAATTACTACCTTGAGCAATTCACGCTGCTGCTGACCAACCACCCGCAGGCGGAATTGATTGTCGGCGTGAGCGAGCAGCCGATCCCGCTGCATTTCGCGCTGGGCGACAAATTCCACCTTGAACGCGACCTGACGCCCGACCATATCGCGCATCTGCCGCTGCTGTTCGACCAGCCCGACCTTGCCAGCATGGATGACGAAATCCCGAACGGCAGGCACGAGGTAAAAGCGGGCGAACCCGGGCCGCTTGCGCTGTTCACCGCGCCGCGCGTCGATCTGAGCCTGCAGCGTTTGAAACACTACACCGGCACATCGGCGGAACACTTCCAGAAATTCGTGCTGTTTACCAACTACCAGTTCTATGTCGACGAATTCATCCGCGACTGCCATGCGCTGATGGCGAAGAACGAAGACGGCGAAACGGCGGGGCAGGACCAATACACCGCCTTCGTCGAACCCGGCAACATGATCACGCAGAACGCCAACCTGCCCGCCGAAAAAGTCGATGACGGCAAAAAACCGCCGCGCCTGCCGCAGATGCCCGCATATCATTTGAAACGCAAAGACGGCACGGGCATTACGCTGATTAACATCGGCGTCGGCCCGTCGAACGCGAAAACGATTACCGACCACGTGGCTGTGCTGCGGTCGCATACATGGCTGATGCTCGGCCATTGCGCGGGCCTGCGCAATTCGCAGAAGCTGGGCGATTACGTGCTGTCGCACGGTTATGTGCGCTTTGACGGCGTCCTTGATAACGCGGTGCCGCCCTGGGTTCCCATTCCGGCGCTGTCGGAGGTGCAGGTGGCGCTGGAACAGGCGGTGGCGGATGTCACCGGCTTCAAGGGCTATGACCTTAAAAAAATCATGCGCACCGGCACGGTTGCGACTGTGTCCGACCGTAACTGGGAATTGTGGGAACAAAAGGTTCCGGTGCAGCAGCTCAGCCAGTCGCGCGCCGTCGCGCTCGACATGGAATCCGCGACTATCTGCACGAACGGTTTCCGTTTCCGCGTACCCTATGGCACGTTGCTTTGCGTGTCGGATAAACCGCTGCACGGCCAGCTGAAACTGCCCGGCATGGCGGACACTTTCTATCGCGAACGCGTTGACCAGCACTTGAAGATCGGCGTGCTGACGATGGAAAAAATCCGCGCGATGGGGGCGGGCCGCCTGCACAGCCGCAAGCTCCGCAGCTTTACCGAGGTCGCGTTCCTTTAA
- the ftsY gene encoding signal recognition particle-docking protein FtsY: protein MIWFLKKKDTTVAKPMDAERSKKGWFTRLKEQLSQSSEKITKGVTEIFTTKKLDAQTLEELEELLISADLGPATAAKLVAGISKERFGKEVSPEEIRKALSEEIEKILAPAEKNLFDKYAKPYVILVVGVNGTGKTTTIGKLGAQFKNEGRKVMLAAGDTFRAAAVEQLKVWADRIKAPIVSKEEGADAAALVFEAMDRAMAEDVDVLMIDTAGRLQNKTNLMEELAKIMRIIQKKNPDAPHATLLVLDATVGQNAHSQLEQFKQMVNITGLIVTKLDGTAKGGVLVSLVERFGLPVHAIGIGEGMDDLRPFVAEDYAAGLTGLDEIAHRN from the coding sequence ATGATCTGGTTCCTCAAGAAAAAAGACACGACCGTCGCGAAGCCGATGGATGCGGAGCGTTCCAAGAAGGGCTGGTTCACGCGGCTGAAGGAACAGCTGTCGCAATCGTCGGAAAAAATCACTAAAGGCGTGACGGAAATTTTCACGACCAAGAAGCTGGATGCGCAGACGCTGGAGGAGCTGGAGGAATTGCTGATCTCCGCCGATCTTGGCCCCGCGACTGCCGCGAAACTGGTGGCGGGCATTTCCAAGGAACGCTTCGGCAAGGAAGTCAGCCCCGAAGAAATCCGCAAGGCGCTGAGCGAGGAGATTGAAAAGATTCTGGCACCCGCCGAAAAGAACCTGTTCGACAAATACGCAAAACCCTATGTCATCCTCGTTGTCGGCGTGAACGGCACGGGCAAGACGACCACCATCGGCAAACTGGGCGCGCAGTTTAAAAACGAAGGCCGCAAGGTGATGCTGGCGGCGGGCGACACCTTCCGCGCCGCCGCTGTCGAGCAGCTGAAAGTCTGGGCCGACCGTATCAAGGCGCCCATCGTATCGAAGGAAGAGGGCGCGGATGCCGCCGCGCTGGTGTTCGAAGCGATGGACCGCGCGATGGCCGAAGACGTCGATGTACTGATGATCGACACCGCAGGCCGCTTGCAGAACAAGACCAACCTGATGGAAGAACTCGCCAAGATCATGCGCATCATCCAGAAGAAAAACCCCGACGCGCCCCATGCGACGCTGCTGGTGCTGGACGCGACTGTCGGCCAGAACGCCCATAGCCAGCTGGAGCAATTCAAGCAGATGGTTAACATAACTGGGCTGATCGTCACGAAACTGGACGGAACGGCCAAGGGCGGGGTGCTGGTGTCGCTTGTTGAAAGGTTTGGTTTACCAGTTCATGCTATAGGTATAGGGGAGGGCATGGATGATCTGCGGCCGTTCGTGGCCGAAGACTATGCCGCTGGATTAACGGGGTTAGACGAAATTGCTCACCGGAATTAA